Proteins encoded by one window of Nocardioides euryhalodurans:
- a CDS encoding DUF1416 domain-containing protein, which translates to MCGATEGGLSLDGVDVAKEAVIQGQVVRDGEPVGNAYVRLLDRTGEFTAEVPTSATGHFRFFAGDGEWTLRTLAPKADPVDRRVVAQTGSVAELTIPL; encoded by the coding sequence ATGTGCGGCGCGACCGAGGGCGGGCTCTCCCTCGACGGGGTCGACGTGGCCAAGGAGGCCGTGATCCAGGGCCAGGTCGTGCGTGACGGCGAGCCGGTCGGCAACGCCTACGTACGCCTCCTCGACCGGACCGGCGAGTTCACGGCCGAGGTCCCGACGAGCGCGACCGGTCACTTCCGGTTCTTCGCCGGCGACGGCGAGTGGACGCTGCGCACCCTCGCGCCGAAGGCCGACCCGGTCGACCGTCGCGTGGTGGCGCAGACCGGCTCGGTGGCCGAGCTGACCATCCCTCTCTGA
- a CDS encoding MoaD/ThiS family protein, with protein MSDSEIVVRYWAAARTAAGVGQDALPVDGPLTLDEVVRRAVATHPGTRLAGVLEICSVLVGDRPVATEDPTTVEVRPGETVEFLPPFAGG; from the coding sequence ATGAGTGACTCCGAGATCGTTGTCCGCTATTGGGCGGCCGCCCGGACCGCGGCCGGCGTCGGCCAGGACGCCCTGCCCGTCGACGGCCCGCTGACGCTCGACGAGGTCGTGCGCCGGGCGGTGGCGACCCACCCCGGCACCCGGCTCGCCGGCGTGCTGGAGATCTGCTCGGTGCTCGTCGGAGACCGACCGGTCGCCACCGAGGACCCGACCACCGTCGAGGTCCGTCCGGGCGAGACGGTCGAGTTCCTCCCCCCGTTCGCGGGCGGCTGA
- a CDS encoding alpha/beta fold hydrolase: MTEAVLRRAREPDRSGVTVRDGVRLAWEVFGDGDTTVLLMPTWSLVHSRVWKAQVAYLARHHRVLTFDGRGCGRSGRPTGAAAYTDGEYAADALAVMDATGTREAVLVALSCGAAYSVHLAADHPDRVLGIFAIAPSCGFAGIHADRDDVSWHDRYEDHDGWRKYNRHYWLEGDYEDFLSFFFARMFSEPHSTKQIEDAIGWGREIDPQTLVDTTAGRIGCDGAVCEPLEPVCARVRCPVTVVHGTDDRIRPHAIGEELARATGGSLVLFEGSGHGPPMRQPVRVNLMIHEFVEQLRPPVRRQTWLPAVRRRKRVLVLSSPIGLGHARRDLAIVEELRKVQPDLEVDWLTQHPVTAVLEAAGERVHPASRWLANESAHIEHEAGEHDLHAFEAIRRMDEVLVNNFMVFEEVVRDDGYDLVVGDEAWDVDHFLHENPELKRFSFAWLTDFVGWLPMPDGGDREAALTADYNAEMLEQRARFARVRDRSVFVGDPEDVVPASFGPGLPRIDEWVRENFDFSGYVSGFDTAALGDRQALRTRLGLDPQAPLCVVTVGGSGVGEPMLRRVLDAVPLVRRREPDLRFLVVAGPRIDPRTLPRRRGASVRGFVPDLHQHLAAADVAVVQGGLTTTMELTAAGRPFVYVPLRHHFEQNIHVRHRLDRYEAGRCLDYADAADPDALAEVVLAELGREVSYRPVATDGAARAAAMLAELV, encoded by the coding sequence GTGACCGAGGCCGTGCTCCGCCGGGCCCGCGAGCCGGACCGCTCCGGCGTCACGGTGCGCGACGGCGTACGGCTGGCGTGGGAGGTCTTCGGCGACGGCGACACCACGGTGCTGCTGATGCCGACGTGGAGCCTGGTCCACTCCCGGGTGTGGAAGGCGCAGGTCGCCTACCTGGCCCGGCACCACCGGGTGCTCACGTTCGACGGACGGGGGTGCGGCCGCTCGGGACGGCCGACGGGGGCGGCGGCGTACACCGACGGGGAGTACGCCGCCGATGCCCTGGCCGTCATGGACGCGACCGGCACGCGGGAGGCCGTGCTGGTCGCGTTGTCCTGCGGGGCGGCCTACTCGGTGCACCTCGCCGCCGACCACCCGGATCGCGTGCTCGGGATCTTCGCGATCGCACCCTCGTGCGGCTTCGCCGGCATCCACGCCGACCGCGACGACGTGTCCTGGCACGACCGGTACGAGGACCACGACGGGTGGCGCAAGTACAACCGGCACTACTGGCTGGAGGGCGACTACGAGGACTTCCTGTCCTTCTTCTTCGCCCGGATGTTCAGCGAGCCGCACTCGACCAAGCAGATCGAGGACGCCATCGGCTGGGGCCGCGAGATCGACCCGCAGACCCTCGTCGACACCACTGCCGGGAGGATCGGCTGCGACGGGGCGGTCTGCGAGCCGCTGGAGCCGGTGTGCGCAAGGGTCAGGTGCCCGGTGACCGTGGTCCACGGCACCGACGACCGGATCCGGCCGCACGCGATCGGCGAGGAGCTGGCCCGGGCGACCGGTGGGTCGCTGGTGCTCTTCGAGGGGAGCGGCCACGGTCCGCCGATGCGGCAGCCGGTGCGCGTCAACCTGATGATCCACGAGTTCGTCGAGCAGCTGCGGCCACCGGTGCGGCGACAGACCTGGCTGCCGGCCGTACGCCGACGCAAGCGGGTGCTCGTGCTGTCCTCGCCGATCGGGCTCGGGCACGCCCGGCGCGACCTGGCCATCGTCGAGGAGCTGCGCAAGGTGCAGCCCGACCTCGAGGTCGACTGGCTCACCCAGCACCCCGTCACGGCGGTGCTCGAGGCCGCCGGCGAGCGGGTGCACCCGGCCTCGCGGTGGCTGGCCAACGAGTCCGCGCACATCGAGCACGAGGCCGGCGAGCACGACCTGCACGCCTTCGAGGCGATCCGCCGGATGGACGAGGTGCTGGTCAACAACTTCATGGTCTTCGAGGAGGTCGTCCGCGACGACGGCTATGACCTCGTCGTCGGCGACGAGGCCTGGGACGTCGACCACTTCCTGCACGAGAACCCCGAGCTGAAGCGGTTCTCCTTCGCCTGGCTGACCGACTTCGTCGGCTGGCTCCCGATGCCCGACGGCGGCGACCGGGAGGCCGCGCTGACCGCGGACTACAACGCCGAGATGCTCGAGCAGCGGGCCCGCTTCGCGCGGGTCCGTGACCGGTCGGTCTTCGTCGGTGACCCCGAGGACGTGGTGCCCGCGAGCTTCGGGCCGGGACTGCCGAGGATCGACGAGTGGGTGCGCGAGAACTTCGACTTCTCCGGCTACGTCAGCGGCTTCGACACGGCCGCGCTCGGCGACCGGCAGGCGCTGCGGACCCGGCTGGGGCTCGATCCCCAGGCCCCGCTGTGCGTCGTCACGGTGGGCGGGTCGGGGGTGGGCGAGCCGATGCTGCGCCGGGTCCTCGACGCCGTACCCCTGGTCCGCCGGCGCGAGCCCGACCTGCGCTTCCTGGTCGTCGCCGGTCCGCGGATCGACCCGCGCACGCTCCCGCGGCGCAGGGGTGCGTCCGTCCGGGGCTTCGTGCCGGACCTGCACCAGCACCTCGCGGCGGCCGACGTCGCGGTCGTGCAGGGCGGGCTGACGACGACCATGGAGCTCACGGCCGCCGGCCGGCCCTTCGTCTACGTGCCGCTGCGCCACCACTTCGAGCAGAACATCCACGTCCGGCACCGGCTCGACCGCTACGAGGCCGGCCGCTGCCTCGACTACGCCGACGCGGCCGATCCCGACGCACTGGCCGAGGTGGTGCTGGCGGAGCTGGGACGCGAGGTCAGCTATCGGCCCGTCGCCACCGACGGCGCGGCCCGGGCGGCGGCGATGCTGGCCGAGCTGGTCTGA
- a CDS encoding TlpA family protein disulfide reductase: MTTGLWIALASVVLAVAFGGWRAYADGRFRGRPEPEPEVEPLVPAEQLGERATLLQFSSAFCAPCRATRRVLADIAEVVPGVSHVEVDAEEHLELVRRVGILRTPTTLVLDAAGREVTRAAGAPRKEQVLVALATLDVPDDGRESHDAGPRDE, translated from the coding sequence ATGACGACCGGCCTGTGGATCGCGCTGGCGAGCGTGGTGCTCGCCGTCGCCTTCGGCGGCTGGCGGGCGTACGCCGACGGCCGGTTCCGCGGCCGGCCGGAGCCGGAACCCGAGGTGGAGCCCCTGGTTCCGGCGGAGCAGCTGGGGGAGCGGGCCACGCTGCTGCAGTTCTCGAGCGCCTTCTGCGCGCCGTGCCGTGCGACCCGTCGGGTGCTGGCCGACATCGCCGAGGTCGTCCCGGGCGTGTCGCACGTGGAGGTCGACGCCGAGGAGCACCTCGAGCTGGTCCGCCGGGTCGGGATCCTGCGGACGCCCACCACGCTGGTGCTCGACGCCGCCGGCCGCGAGGTGACGCGGGCCGCCGGAGCGCCCCGCAAGGAGCAGGTCCTGGTCGCCTTGGCCACGCTCGACGTCCCAGATGATGGACGAGAGTCCCACGATGCGGGACCGCGAGATGAGTGA
- a CDS encoding YnfA family protein, whose amino-acid sequence MLFAVAALAETGGAWLVWQGVREQRGWIWVGAGVIALGLHGGVFVAGSLAWGMAVDGFRPDRYDVAGALICLVGVAVIMYAPRTAA is encoded by the coding sequence GTGCTGTTCGCCGTCGCCGCGCTCGCGGAGACCGGGGGCGCGTGGCTGGTCTGGCAGGGCGTCCGGGAGCAGCGCGGCTGGATCTGGGTGGGGGCCGGTGTCATCGCGCTCGGCCTCCACGGCGGTGTGTTCGTGGCCGGCTCGCTCGCGTGGGGGATGGCGGTCGACGGCTTCCGACCCGACCGCTACGACGTCGCGGGAGCCCTCATCTGCCTCGTCGGTGTCGCGGTCATCATGTACGCCCCACGCACGGCCGCCTGA
- a CDS encoding class I SAM-dependent methyltransferase — protein MTDVQQPAEVDFDTLMGFVFRAVDEVGATLNTALVVMGDKLGYYRTMAGSGPITPSRLADATGTAERYAREWLNAQAAGDIVRYDPEAGTYELPAEHAVALADESSPAYLPGFFQIALGTVQDATRIVELAQSGAGLGWHEHNHDVHEGCERFFRPGYNANLVGEWLPALDGVVDKLERGARVADIGCGHGASTIIMAQAFPHSTFVGSDYHRESIQQARARAEEAGVADRVQFEVASAQGFTGSGFDLVTTFDALHDMGDPVGAARHVRQALAEDGTWMVVEPMAGDRVEDNLTPVGRAYYGFSTLLCTPASLSQEVGLAIGTQAGPARIRDVVTTGGFTRFAKVAETPFNQVLEVRP, from the coding sequence ATGACCGACGTCCAGCAGCCCGCCGAGGTGGACTTCGACACGCTGATGGGGTTCGTGTTCCGCGCCGTCGACGAGGTCGGCGCCACGCTCAACACCGCCCTGGTCGTGATGGGCGACAAGCTCGGCTACTACCGCACGATGGCCGGGTCGGGGCCGATCACGCCCAGCCGCCTCGCCGACGCCACGGGCACCGCCGAGCGGTACGCCCGCGAGTGGCTCAACGCCCAGGCGGCCGGCGACATCGTCCGCTACGACCCCGAGGCCGGCACCTACGAGCTCCCGGCCGAGCACGCGGTCGCGCTCGCCGACGAGTCCAGCCCGGCGTACCTCCCGGGCTTCTTCCAGATCGCGCTCGGCACGGTGCAGGACGCGACCCGGATCGTCGAGCTCGCCCAGAGCGGTGCCGGGCTCGGCTGGCACGAGCACAACCACGACGTCCACGAGGGGTGCGAGCGGTTCTTCCGGCCCGGCTACAACGCCAACCTGGTCGGGGAGTGGCTGCCCGCCCTCGACGGCGTGGTCGACAAGCTGGAGCGCGGCGCCCGCGTGGCCGACATCGGCTGCGGCCACGGCGCCTCCACGATCATCATGGCGCAGGCCTTCCCGCACTCGACGTTCGTCGGCTCGGACTACCACCGCGAGTCGATCCAGCAGGCCCGGGCACGCGCCGAGGAGGCCGGCGTCGCCGACCGGGTGCAGTTCGAGGTGGCGAGCGCGCAGGGCTTCACCGGGAGCGGCTTCGACCTGGTGACGACCTTCGACGCGCTGCACGACATGGGAGACCCCGTCGGGGCGGCCCGTCACGTCCGGCAGGCGCTCGCCGAGGACGGGACCTGGATGGTCGTCGAGCCGATGGCGGGCGACCGGGTCGAGGACAACCTCACGCCGGTCGGGCGGGCCTACTATGGGTTCTCCACGCTGCTGTGCACCCCGGCGTCCCTCTCGCAGGAGGTCGGCCTCGCGATCGGCACCCAGGCCGGCCCCGCGCGGATCAGGGACGTCGTCACGACGGGCGGGTTCACCCGCTTCGCCAAGGTCGCCGAGACCCCGTTCAACCAGGTGCTGGAGGTCAGGCCGTGA
- a CDS encoding Hsp20/alpha crystallin family protein yields MLLRTTDPFRDFDRLTQQIFGTTNRPAVMPMDAWREGDHFVIEFDLPGISRDSIDLDVERNVLTVRAERVARNGDWEMLASERPRGVFSRQLVLGDNLDLDRIEAAYDGGVLRLTVPVAEKAKPRKIEIGGTSDRTAIQA; encoded by the coding sequence ATGTTGCTTCGTACGACGGACCCGTTCCGCGACTTCGACCGCCTGACCCAGCAGATCTTCGGCACCACCAACCGCCCCGCGGTCATGCCGATGGACGCCTGGCGCGAGGGCGACCACTTCGTCATCGAGTTCGACCTGCCCGGCATCAGCCGCGACAGCATCGACCTCGACGTCGAGCGCAACGTGCTGACCGTGCGGGCCGAGCGGGTGGCGCGCAACGGCGACTGGGAGATGCTCGCCTCCGAGCGGCCTCGCGGCGTCTTCAGCCGGCAGCTGGTGCTCGGCGACAACCTCGACCTCGACCGGATCGAGGCGGCGTACGACGGCGGCGTGCTGCGGCTCACCGTCCCGGTCGCCGAGAAGGCGAAGCCGCGCAAGATCGAGATCGGCGGCACCTCGGACCGGACCGCGATCCAGGCCTGA
- a CDS encoding PqqD family protein has protein sequence MTETRWRHAPEATDVDSGDRVVVVDLTARDPRPQVLEGTAATIWRLLAEPRTQAELVTALTDEYDDVDPAQVAADTAGFLQQLAAAGLATTV, from the coding sequence ATGACCGAGACCCGCTGGCGACACGCGCCCGAGGCGACCGACGTCGACTCCGGCGACCGGGTCGTGGTCGTGGACCTGACCGCACGGGACCCGCGGCCCCAGGTGCTCGAGGGCACCGCCGCGACGATCTGGCGGCTGCTCGCTGAGCCGCGGACCCAGGCCGAGCTGGTGACGGCCCTCACCGACGAGTACGACGACGTCGACCCCGCCCAGGTGGCTGCCGACACCGCGGGCTTCCTGCAGCAGCTCGCGGCCGCGGGGCTCGCCACGACCGTCTGA
- a CDS encoding DUF4395 domain-containing protein has protein sequence MSTLTSEQRHDVASARIDARGPQFTAAVTAVLLIAVLSLPPAAATVLIGVQAVLFAIGAFLGVQHTPTAWLFRRVVRPRLSGTTEFEDPRPPRFAQAVGLGFALVAFAGFASGVVVLGLVATGFALVAALLNALFRFCLGCEAYLLIKRVTTRSTTVTT, from the coding sequence ATGTCCACCCTCACGAGCGAGCAGCGCCACGACGTGGCCAGTGCGCGGATCGACGCGCGTGGCCCCCAGTTCACGGCCGCGGTCACCGCGGTCCTCCTGATCGCGGTGCTGTCGTTGCCACCGGCCGCCGCGACCGTGCTGATCGGCGTCCAGGCAGTGCTGTTCGCGATCGGCGCGTTCCTCGGGGTGCAGCACACCCCGACCGCGTGGCTGTTCCGGCGGGTCGTCCGGCCGCGGCTCTCGGGCACGACGGAGTTCGAGGACCCGCGCCCGCCGCGGTTCGCGCAGGCGGTGGGGCTGGGGTTCGCCCTCGTGGCGTTCGCCGGCTTCGCCTCGGGCGTCGTCGTCCTCGGGCTCGTCGCGACCGGCTTCGCGCTGGTGGCGGCCCTGCTCAACGCCCTCTTCCGCTTCTGCCTCGGCTGCGAGGCCTACCTCCTGATCAAGCGCGTCACCACCCGCTCCACCACCGTCACCACCTGA
- a CDS encoding helix-turn-helix transcriptional regulator — translation MLVGRETERRALEQLLAGARVGDSRVLVLSGEPGIGKTALLGEVLPLAEGMRVLRAEGVESERLVPFAGLSQLLHPLLPLLDLLPTPQASALAAALLLAPPGPDGPPTRFAVGAATLSLLSRAAEERPLVVVVDDGHLVDEASAEALAFAARRLLTDPVALVVAVREGEPGADTWAALPTLTLTGLDLPSAADLLAATVPGQPSTWLSRLHRATGGNPLALLELGDRADLLDPAPADSPVAVPEAVSRAFIGQVAGLGEEARTALLVAATDGASAATVLDACRVLGVDGPALAEAVDAGLVAVRGDRVEFRHPLVRSAVYGAAPPATRRTVHRALAQVVAPGETDRLAWHLSESAVAPDEEVARTLDDVARRAAVRGAHAIAATAHERAAALTASRSQRAERLVEAAAASWLAGRMDLALALVERALVCEPDAVLRARALELRGAVLTRSGSLSDAHATLLEAAATVESADPGLAVRIHADAVHVCFYLADAEAGMRSCAVVERLLPGVVDPDTRAIGLMATGMALVHAGRGPAGVERVREALRSLVDTQPPTAELFRHPVRVHGALWLRERGSTRDEVNEVVARMRDRAAFGSLPLLLMQLGRDAATTDRWEDAEAAYAEAIRLAGETGQTTDLAMSLGGLAVLLGRQGRGPECAAAADEAEQVAGVRDIRIALVWAWQGRGDLAVGAGDPAAAVVHYERVEELLAGLGFADPDQSCAPELVEAYVHSGRVEDARRVAEAFARRAAAKDQAWSLARAARARALCAEGPAAEECFRTALALHAATPDAYETARTQLAYGAWLRRERRRVEARPVLRAALDAFEHLGAGPWAERAAQEVEATGEVARRRDADPADHLTPQERQVAQLLAAGRTTREAAAALFLSPKTVEYHLRNVYLKLDIRSRAELADRLGGR, via the coding sequence GTGCTGGTCGGGAGGGAGACCGAGCGGCGGGCCCTCGAGCAGCTGCTCGCGGGGGCGCGCGTCGGTGACAGCCGGGTGCTGGTGCTCAGCGGTGAGCCGGGCATCGGCAAGACCGCCCTGCTCGGCGAGGTCTTGCCGCTGGCCGAGGGGATGCGGGTGCTGCGCGCCGAGGGCGTGGAGTCCGAGCGGCTGGTGCCCTTCGCCGGACTGTCCCAGCTGCTGCACCCGCTGCTCCCGCTGCTCGACCTGCTGCCGACCCCGCAGGCGTCGGCGCTCGCGGCCGCGCTGCTGCTCGCGCCGCCGGGACCGGACGGCCCACCCACGCGGTTCGCGGTGGGGGCGGCGACGTTGAGCCTGCTGAGCCGGGCCGCCGAGGAACGGCCGCTGGTCGTCGTGGTCGACGACGGCCACCTCGTCGACGAGGCCTCCGCGGAGGCGCTCGCCTTCGCCGCACGTCGCCTGCTCACCGACCCGGTCGCTCTCGTCGTGGCCGTCCGGGAGGGCGAACCCGGCGCCGACACCTGGGCGGCGCTGCCGACCCTGACCCTGACCGGTCTGGACCTCCCGTCCGCCGCGGACCTGCTCGCCGCCACGGTGCCCGGCCAGCCGTCGACCTGGTTGTCCCGCCTGCACCGCGCCACCGGCGGCAACCCGCTCGCGCTGCTCGAGCTCGGCGACCGGGCCGACCTCCTCGACCCGGCACCGGCGGACTCCCCGGTCGCGGTCCCCGAGGCGGTGAGTCGGGCGTTCATCGGCCAGGTGGCCGGGCTGGGCGAGGAGGCCCGGACGGCGCTGCTGGTCGCGGCCACCGACGGCGCGAGCGCGGCCACCGTCCTCGACGCCTGCCGGGTGCTCGGGGTCGATGGTCCGGCGCTGGCCGAGGCCGTGGACGCCGGGCTGGTCGCGGTCCGGGGCGACCGGGTCGAGTTCCGCCACCCCCTGGTCCGCTCGGCGGTGTACGGCGCGGCGCCACCGGCCACCCGGCGTACGGTCCACCGGGCGCTGGCGCAGGTCGTCGCGCCGGGTGAGACCGACCGGCTCGCCTGGCACCTCTCGGAGAGCGCGGTCGCCCCCGACGAGGAGGTCGCCAGGACGCTGGACGACGTGGCGCGGCGGGCCGCGGTCCGGGGTGCCCACGCGATCGCCGCGACCGCCCACGAGCGGGCCGCCGCGCTGACGGCGTCCCGGTCGCAGCGGGCCGAACGGCTGGTCGAGGCCGCGGCCGCGAGCTGGCTGGCGGGCCGGATGGACCTGGCGCTCGCGCTGGTGGAGCGGGCGCTGGTGTGCGAGCCCGACGCGGTCCTGCGGGCCCGGGCGCTGGAGCTGCGCGGGGCGGTGCTGACCCGGTCGGGCTCGCTGAGCGACGCCCACGCCACGCTGCTGGAGGCCGCCGCCACCGTGGAGAGCGCGGACCCGGGGCTCGCGGTCCGGATCCACGCCGACGCGGTCCACGTCTGCTTCTACCTCGCCGACGCCGAGGCGGGGATGCGCTCGTGCGCTGTCGTCGAGCGGCTGCTCCCCGGCGTCGTCGACCCCGACACCCGGGCGATCGGCCTGATGGCGACCGGGATGGCACTGGTGCACGCGGGCCGGGGGCCGGCGGGCGTCGAGCGGGTGCGCGAGGCGCTGCGCTCCCTGGTCGACACCCAGCCGCCCACCGCGGAGCTGTTCCGCCACCCCGTCCGCGTGCACGGTGCCCTGTGGCTGCGCGAGCGCGGCTCGACCCGCGACGAGGTCAACGAGGTGGTCGCGCGGATGCGCGACCGTGCCGCCTTCGGCTCCCTGCCGCTGCTGCTGATGCAGCTCGGCCGCGACGCTGCCACCACGGACCGGTGGGAGGACGCGGAGGCGGCGTACGCCGAGGCGATCCGGCTGGCCGGCGAGACGGGCCAGACGACCGACCTCGCGATGTCCCTTGGTGGGCTGGCCGTGCTGCTGGGGCGGCAGGGACGCGGCCCCGAGTGCGCGGCGGCGGCCGACGAGGCCGAGCAGGTCGCTGGGGTGCGCGACATCCGGATCGCCCTGGTCTGGGCCTGGCAGGGGAGGGGGGACCTCGCCGTGGGTGCGGGCGACCCGGCTGCGGCGGTGGTCCACTACGAACGCGTCGAGGAGCTGCTGGCGGGGCTCGGCTTCGCCGACCCCGACCAGTCGTGCGCGCCCGAGCTCGTGGAGGCGTACGTCCACAGCGGTCGGGTCGAGGACGCACGGCGGGTCGCGGAGGCGTTCGCGCGGAGGGCGGCGGCGAAGGACCAGGCGTGGAGCCTGGCTCGCGCCGCCCGGGCCCGCGCGTTGTGCGCGGAGGGGCCCGCGGCCGAGGAGTGCTTCCGTACCGCCCTCGCGCTGCACGCCGCGACACCGGACGCCTACGAGACCGCCCGCACCCAGCTCGCGTACGGCGCCTGGTTGCGGCGGGAGCGCCGGCGGGTCGAGGCCCGCCCGGTGCTCCGCGCCGCCCTGGACGCCTTCGAGCACCTCGGGGCCGGACCGTGGGCGGAGCGGGCGGCGCAGGAGGTGGAGGCCACGGGCGAGGTGGCCCGCCGCCGTGACGCCGACCCGGCCGACCACCTCACCCCGCAGGAGCGCCAGGTCGCCCAGCTCCTGGCCGCCGGCCGTACGACCCGCGAGGCCGCGGCCGCCCTCTTCCTCAGTCCCAAGACGGTCGAGTACCACCTGCGCAACGTCTACCTGAAGCTCGACATCCGCTCGCGAGCCGAGCTCGCCGACCGCCTCGGCGGGCGGTAG
- a CDS encoding MerR family transcriptional regulator: MSRESGVFAISVVAEMVAMPAQNLRVYERHGLVAPERTDGGTRRYSRADVERLHRVRELLAEGLNLAGIARVVALEEEVRRLRSRLAELDARR; the protein is encoded by the coding sequence ATGAGTCGTGAGAGCGGGGTCTTCGCGATCTCGGTCGTGGCCGAGATGGTCGCCATGCCGGCGCAGAACCTCCGCGTCTACGAGCGCCACGGCCTGGTCGCCCCGGAGCGCACCGACGGCGGCACCCGCCGCTACAGCCGGGCAGACGTGGAACGGCTGCATCGGGTCCGCGAGCTGCTCGCCGAGGGACTCAACCTGGCGGGCATCGCTCGGGTGGTCGCCCTGGAGGAGGAGGTACGCCGGCTGCGCTCCCGGCTCGCCGAGCTCGACGCCCGGCGGTGA
- a CDS encoding sulfurtransferase, which produces MSRDTTLVSAQWVEENLDNDQVVLVEVDEDTTAYDKGHIRGAIKLDWTTDLQDQVRRDFVDKEQFEALLSGRGVANDHTVVLYGGNNNWFAAYAYWYFKLYGHQDVRLLDGGRKKWELDSRELTDELPTREQTTYSAQEQDLSIRAFRDETVAAIGAQNLVDVRSPDEYAGRLLAPAHLPQEQAQRAGHIPTAANVPWSKAANDDGTFKSDDELKQIYTEAGVDWDKDTIAYCRIGERSSHTWFVLKELLGQQNVKNYDGSWTEYGSLVGVPVALGDEKGEA; this is translated from the coding sequence ATGAGCCGCGACACCACGCTCGTCTCCGCCCAGTGGGTGGAGGAGAACCTCGACAACGACCAGGTCGTCCTGGTCGAGGTCGACGAGGACACCACCGCGTACGACAAGGGGCACATCCGGGGCGCCATCAAGCTCGACTGGACGACCGACCTGCAGGACCAGGTGCGGCGCGACTTCGTGGACAAGGAGCAGTTCGAGGCGCTGCTCTCCGGCCGCGGGGTCGCCAACGACCACACCGTGGTGCTCTACGGCGGCAACAACAACTGGTTCGCCGCCTACGCATACTGGTACTTCAAGCTCTACGGCCACCAGGACGTCCGCCTCCTCGACGGCGGCCGCAAGAAGTGGGAGCTGGACTCCCGCGAGCTGACCGACGAGCTGCCGACGCGCGAGCAGACGACGTACTCCGCCCAGGAGCAGGACCTCTCGATCCGCGCCTTCCGCGACGAGACGGTCGCCGCGATCGGCGCGCAGAACCTGGTCGACGTCCGCAGCCCCGACGAGTACGCCGGGCGGCTGCTCGCCCCGGCCCACCTCCCGCAGGAGCAGGCGCAGCGTGCCGGGCACATCCCGACTGCGGCCAACGTGCCGTGGAGCAAGGCGGCCAACGACGACGGCACCTTCAAGTCCGACGACGAGCTGAAGCAGATCTACACCGAGGCCGGCGTCGACTGGGACAAGGACACGATCGCCTACTGCCGCATCGGGGAGCGCTCCAGCCACACCTGGTTCGTGCTCAAGGAGCTGCTCGGCCAGCAGAACGTGAAGAACTACGACGGCTCGTGGACCGAGTACGGCTCGCTGGTCGGCGTCCCGGTCGCCCTCGGTGACGAGAAGGGTGAGGCCTGA